CGCCGCCGGTCACCACCACCGCCATGGCAGGCGCCTATCGCGACCGCATCCGCGCCGCCGTGCCGGAAGGGCTTGAGTTCACGCCGCTGATGACCGCCTATCTCACCGATCACAGCGATGCCGACGATCTCGCGGTGGGCCATGCGGACGGCGTGCTGACCGCGGCCAAGCTCTACCCGGCGGGCGCCACCACCAACTCCGCGAGCGGGGTTACGGATGTTGCCAACATCATGGGCGTTCTCGAGCGCATGGCCGCAATCGGAATGCCGCTCTGCGTCCATGGCGAGGTCGTCGATGCGGAGATCGACATCTTCGACCGCGAGGCGGTGTTCATCGACCGGGTCCTCGCACCGCTGGTCGCGCGGCTGCCCGAACTGAAGGTGATCTTCGAGCACATCACGACCTCCGATGCGGTCGCTTTCGTCGAGGGCAGCGGACCGAACGTCGCGGCCACGATCACTCCGCAGCATCTCCATATCAACCGCAACGCGATCCTCGTGGGCGGCATCCGGCCGCATATGTACTGCCTGCCGGTCGCCAAGCGCGAGGAACACCGGCTGGCGCTGCGCAAGGCGGCGACCTCCGGTTCAGACAGCTACTTCCTCGGCACCGACAGCGCGCCGCATCATCGCGGGGCGAAGGAATCGGATTGCGGCTGCGCCGGCATCTTCAACGCGCCCTTCGCGCTCGAGAGCTACCTCCAGGTCTTCGACGAGGAGAACGCGCTGGACCGGTTCGAGACCTTCGCCTCGCTGGCGGGGCCGCGCTTCTACGGTTTTCCGGTCAATGCGGAGAGCGTGACGCTGGAACGCGGCGAGGTCTTGGTGCCGGGCGAGGTCGACGGGGGCGGTGAGCCGGTCGTGCCCTTCCACGCCGGCGAGACGCTGGGCTGGCGGATGGTCGGCTAGAGCGGCCGGGCCGCCGCCGAGCGGGCCCGGCTGCGGTGCCACAGGTCCCAGACGAAGATCGCCGCCGCCGCCCAGATGCAGGCGAAACAGGCGAGCTGGGCGGGTCGCAGTTCCTCGCGGAAGACGGTGAGACCGAGGATGAAGACCACGCTCGGCGCGAGGAACTGGACGAAGCCGAGCATCGAATAGGGCAGCCGCCGCGCCGCCACCGCGAACATCAGCAGCGGCACGGCGGTCACCACGCCGCCGAGCGCGATTGCCGCGCTGAGCCCGGGGGAGATTGCGAAAGCCGAGCCGAAGCGATCCGCATACCACCACACGATCCCGGCGGAGGGCAGCAGCAGCAGTGCCGACTCGATGGTCAGTCCGGGCAGCGAGCCGACATCGAGCTGCTTCCTTACCAGCCCGTATGTTCCGAAACTGACCGCAAGCGTCAGGCTGATCCACAAGGTCGTCAGCGCGCCGCCGGCCAAGAGGGCGACGCCGATCCCGGCGAGACCCACCGCGATCCACTGCGCTTGGCTAAGCCGCTCCTTCAGCAGCATCGTGCCGAGGAGCACGTTGAACAGGGGGTTGATGTAGTAACCAAGGCTGGCCGCCAGCACGTAACCGCTCTGTACCGCCCAGACATAGGTGAACCAGTTGATCGCGATGAGGACCGAAGAGAGCAGAAGGCG
The genomic region above belongs to Qipengyuania spongiae and contains:
- the pyrC gene encoding dihydroorotase, which gives rise to MTRLTIRRPDDWHLHFRDGETMRAVVPHTARQFARAIVMPNLSPPVTTTAMAGAYRDRIRAAVPEGLEFTPLMTAYLTDHSDADDLAVGHADGVLTAAKLYPAGATTNSASGVTDVANIMGVLERMAAIGMPLCVHGEVVDAEIDIFDREAVFIDRVLAPLVARLPELKVIFEHITTSDAVAFVEGSGPNVAATITPQHLHINRNAILVGGIRPHMYCLPVAKREEHRLALRKAATSGSDSYFLGTDSAPHHRGAKESDCGCAGIFNAPFALESYLQVFDEENALDRFETFASLAGPRFYGFPVNAESVTLERGEVLVPGEVDGGGEPVVPFHAGETLGWRMVG
- the rarD gene encoding EamA family transporter RarD, yielding MNEPGASPPRSESRTGLYAAIGAYVIWGFFPLYLLLVAEVPPIEFVAWRIIWTLPVCIVIVLFRRQWPQIRAALTNARVLTRLLLSSVLIAINWFTYVWAVQSGYVLAASLGYYINPLFNVLLGTMLLKERLSQAQWIAVGLAGIGVALLAGGALTTLWISLTLAVSFGTYGLVRKQLDVGSLPGLTIESALLLLPSAGIVWWYADRFGSAFAISPGLSAAIALGGVVTAVPLLMFAVAARRLPYSMLGFVQFLAPSVVFILGLTVFREELRPAQLACFACIWAAAAIFVWDLWHRSRARSAAARPL